Proteins encoded by one window of Paenibacillus urinalis:
- a CDS encoding MBL fold metallo-hydrolase, whose translation MESDNLITEGKTALEEVAPDILSLRTLFVNVLFVGIPGTRQWVLIDTGLAGFASDIIHVAEERFKGPPTAIILTHGHFDHVGNVIELVQHWGAPVYAHPMELPYLTGVSDYPPADPSASGGLLAKLSFAYPNEAIHLDDRVAELPADYSIPGAPDWRWIHTPGHSPGHVSLFRDADHALIAGDAVITVQQESLWHVLFQDKELNGPPTYFTIDWKQAKRSVECLNLLQPALLVTGHGHVMKGSQMTEQLERLARNFEIQAVPRHGKYV comes from the coding sequence ATGGAGTCTGACAATCTGATTACTGAGGGCAAGACGGCACTGGAAGAGGTTGCACCCGATATATTGAGTTTGCGCACGTTATTTGTCAATGTCTTGTTTGTAGGCATACCGGGTACTAGACAATGGGTACTGATCGATACAGGACTTGCTGGCTTTGCGAGCGATATTATCCATGTTGCTGAGGAGCGGTTTAAAGGGCCGCCGACGGCGATCATTTTGACACACGGACATTTTGACCACGTAGGTAATGTTATAGAACTGGTACAGCATTGGGGAGCGCCTGTGTATGCCCATCCTATGGAGCTTCCCTATCTGACCGGAGTTAGCGATTATCCTCCTGCGGACCCGTCAGCGAGTGGAGGACTTCTTGCCAAGCTGTCTTTTGCATATCCGAATGAAGCCATTCATTTGGACGATCGGGTGGCTGAGCTGCCTGCGGATTATTCCATTCCTGGAGCCCCGGACTGGCGCTGGATTCATACACCGGGACATTCGCCGGGACATGTTTCGTTGTTTCGAGACGCGGATCACGCACTCATAGCAGGGGATGCAGTGATTACTGTTCAGCAAGAATCTCTATGGCATGTATTGTTTCAGGATAAAGAGCTGAACGGACCCCCTACCTATTTCACAATAGACTGGAAGCAAGCTAAACGTTCTGTTGAGTGCTTGAACCTGTTACAGCCGGCACTGCTGGTTACGGGTCATGGACATGTAATGAAAGGCTCCCAGATGACGGAGCAGCTTGAACGGCTGGCTCGTAATTTTGAGATTCAGGCTGTGCCTAGACATGGGAAATATGTTTAG
- a CDS encoding aminopeptidase: MNDFAQKLKAYAELTVKVGVNIQPGQTLIVHAPVESKEFARLIVKEAYDAGAALVKVQWNDEQITRMQYDLAADEVFSKEPKWTAGEMTELVEQGAAVLHILSENPDLLKGVKQERIVASQKARGKAMAKYRAYQQADKFSWCLIAVPSPEWAAKVFPDAPQEEQVSLLWDAIFQTVRIGEADPVAAWQTHLSTLESKSKTLNEKKYKKLHYKAPGTDLTIELPEGHLWAQGDSINEKGFTFVANMPTEEVFTAPLKTGVNGTVSSTKPLSYGGNLIDKFSLTFENGRIVNVTAEEGLEALQNLVEIDEGSHYLGEVALVPHQSPISDTNILFYNTLFDENASNHLAIGSAYAFCLEGGKEMDQEQIAAAGLNTSLTHVDFMIGSGEMDIYGITADGNEEPIFLKGNWAF; encoded by the coding sequence ATGAATGATTTCGCACAAAAATTAAAAGCCTATGCTGAGCTCACTGTAAAAGTTGGCGTCAACATCCAGCCAGGTCAAACCTTGATCGTTCATGCTCCGGTCGAATCCAAGGAATTTGCTCGCCTGATCGTTAAGGAAGCCTATGATGCCGGAGCCGCTCTCGTCAAGGTTCAATGGAATGATGAGCAGATCACCCGTATGCAGTACGATCTTGCTGCAGATGAAGTGTTCTCAAAAGAGCCGAAATGGACTGCCGGAGAAATGACGGAGCTCGTTGAGCAAGGTGCAGCCGTGTTACATATCTTGTCTGAGAATCCGGACCTGTTGAAGGGCGTCAAGCAGGAAAGAATCGTCGCTTCTCAAAAGGCACGCGGCAAAGCGATGGCGAAGTACCGTGCTTATCAGCAGGCTGATAAATTCAGCTGGTGCCTCATCGCTGTACCATCACCTGAATGGGCAGCGAAAGTGTTCCCTGATGCACCACAAGAAGAACAAGTATCGTTATTATGGGACGCTATTTTCCAAACCGTTCGAATCGGAGAAGCAGATCCGGTAGCTGCTTGGCAGACACATCTCTCCACATTGGAGAGCAAGTCTAAGACATTGAACGAGAAGAAATATAAGAAGCTGCACTACAAAGCGCCGGGTACGGATCTTACAATTGAGCTTCCCGAAGGACATCTCTGGGCTCAAGGCGATAGTATCAATGAGAAGGGCTTTACGTTTGTAGCTAATATGCCAACAGAAGAAGTGTTTACTGCCCCTCTTAAGACAGGTGTTAATGGTACGGTATCAAGTACAAAACCGCTAAGCTATGGCGGCAATCTAATTGACAAGTTCTCGCTCACATTCGAGAATGGACGAATCGTAAACGTAACCGCAGAAGAAGGGCTGGAAGCACTGCAAAACCTGGTTGAAATTGACGAAGGCTCTCACTACCTTGGTGAAGTCGCACTTGTGCCGCATCAGTCTCCGATCTCGGACACGAACATTCTGTTCTATAACACCTTGTTTGATGAGAATGCGAGCAATCACCTTGCCATCGGAAGCGCGTATGCCTTCTGTCTCGAAGGCGGCAAAGAAATGGATCAGGAGCAAATTGCTGCTGCTGGACTGAATACGAGCCTAACTCATGTCGATTTCATGATTGGTTCGGGTGAAATGGACATCTATGGCATTACAGCGGATGGGAATGAAGAGCCGATCTTCCTAAAAGGAAATTGGGCGTTTTAA
- a CDS encoding zinc-dependent alcohol dehydrogenase translates to MKALTYQGKKKVKVKEVADPSLQDNNDIIIRVTSSAICGSDLHIYNGLIPGMHEDYVIGHEPMGIVEEVAKGVTHVKKGDRVIVPFNVSCGECFFCKHEMESQCDHANDTKDSGGYLGYSDTYGGYQGGQAEYLRVPYGNFMPFVIPEDAELEDDKLLFLSDILPTAYWGVKNAGVKPGDTVIVLGCGPVGLLTHKFAWQAGAKRVIAVDHLNYRLDHAKRTNQVETYNFEEIKGFEGYLKEITHGGADVVIDCVGMDAKRTAVEKVETALMLQGGSLGAFRTASEVVRKFGTIQLIGVYGANYNMFPLGHLFERNVELKMGQAPVIHLIPELYAQIKSGKIDPTDIITHQMRLEDAERAYEVFNNKEENCMKVILKP, encoded by the coding sequence ATGAAAGCATTAACATATCAAGGTAAAAAGAAGGTAAAGGTGAAAGAGGTCGCTGATCCCTCCTTGCAGGACAATAACGATATCATTATACGAGTCACTTCAAGCGCGATATGCGGATCCGATCTGCATATTTACAATGGGCTGATTCCTGGTATGCATGAAGATTATGTGATCGGGCATGAGCCCATGGGAATCGTCGAGGAAGTTGCCAAAGGAGTAACTCATGTCAAAAAAGGGGACCGTGTCATCGTCCCATTTAACGTATCCTGTGGAGAGTGCTTCTTCTGTAAGCACGAAATGGAAAGCCAATGTGACCATGCTAATGATACGAAGGACAGCGGCGGTTATTTAGGGTATTCAGATACCTATGGAGGATATCAGGGAGGCCAAGCGGAATACCTCAGAGTGCCCTATGGTAATTTTATGCCTTTTGTTATTCCAGAAGACGCTGAATTGGAAGATGACAAATTGTTGTTCTTATCCGATATTCTTCCGACGGCCTATTGGGGAGTCAAGAATGCCGGGGTGAAGCCTGGTGATACCGTAATCGTGCTTGGCTGCGGCCCTGTAGGTCTCCTTACACACAAATTTGCCTGGCAGGCAGGCGCCAAACGGGTTATTGCTGTCGATCATTTGAATTATCGACTGGATCATGCCAAGCGGACGAATCAGGTCGAGACTTATAACTTTGAAGAAATCAAGGGCTTTGAAGGATATTTGAAAGAAATTACACACGGCGGGGCCGATGTCGTCATCGATTGTGTCGGAATGGATGCCAAGAGAACAGCTGTGGAGAAGGTGGAGACAGCGTTGATGCTGCAAGGAGGGTCACTCGGCGCGTTCAGAACTGCATCTGAGGTCGTACGCAAGTTTGGTACGATTCAATTAATCGGAGTGTACGGAGCCAATTACAATATGTTCCCACTCGGCCACTTGTTCGAACGGAACGTAGAGCTGAAGATGGGACAGGCTCCAGTGATTCACCTGATTCCAGAGCTGTACGCACAGATTAAGTCAGGTAAAATCGACCCGACCGATATCATAACACATCAGATGAGATTGGAAGATGCGGAGAGGGCTTATGAAGTGTTTAATAATAAGGAAGAAAACTGCATGAAGGTCATTCTCAAGCCGTAG